A DNA window from Streptomyces bacillaris contains the following coding sequences:
- a CDS encoding type III polyketide synthase, with the protein MTRIAAAHGALPPHRHTQREVTDMVARTCLPPGADRRVLDRLHRNARVRTRHTVLPLDAYADLDGFGAANDVFIRSAVDLGGQALRGALRAAGLRPTDVDLLMFTSVTGIAAPSVDARLVSRLGLRSDVKRLPVFGLGCVAGAAGVGRIHDYLLGHPDDVAVLLSVELCSLTFQRHDATPANLVATALFGDGAAAVVALGGRRAVAGPEIVATRSRMYPETEHVMGWNIGSTGFGVVLDPGVPDVVRQYLADDVREFLDEHGLKPKDITHWVCHPGGPKVLETVTEVLDLPDGALDVTWRSLADVGNLSSASVLHVLRDTLEHRRPEPGTPGLLLAMGPGFCCELVLLRW; encoded by the coding sequence ATGACCCGGATCGCCGCGGCCCACGGGGCCCTGCCGCCCCACCGCCACACCCAGCGCGAGGTCACCGACATGGTGGCCCGCACCTGTCTGCCGCCCGGCGCCGACCGCCGCGTACTGGACCGGCTCCACCGCAACGCCCGCGTCCGTACCCGGCACACCGTGCTGCCGCTCGACGCCTACGCGGACCTGGACGGGTTCGGCGCCGCCAACGACGTGTTCATCCGCTCGGCCGTCGACCTCGGCGGCCAGGCCCTGCGCGGTGCCCTGCGCGCGGCGGGACTGCGCCCCACCGATGTGGACCTGCTGATGTTCACCTCGGTCACCGGCATCGCCGCGCCCTCCGTCGACGCCCGGCTGGTCAGCCGCCTCGGCCTGCGCTCCGACGTGAAACGGCTGCCCGTCTTCGGCCTCGGCTGTGTCGCCGGAGCGGCCGGGGTGGGCCGGATCCACGACTATCTGCTGGGCCACCCGGACGACGTGGCCGTCCTGCTCTCCGTCGAGCTGTGCTCCCTCACCTTCCAGCGCCACGACGCCACCCCCGCCAACCTGGTGGCCACCGCCCTCTTCGGCGACGGGGCGGCCGCCGTGGTCGCCCTCGGTGGCCGCCGGGCCGTCGCCGGACCCGAGATCGTGGCCACCCGCAGCCGGATGTACCCGGAGACCGAGCACGTGATGGGCTGGAACATCGGCTCCACCGGCTTCGGCGTGGTCCTCGACCCCGGTGTGCCCGACGTCGTACGGCAGTATCTGGCCGACGACGTACGGGAGTTCCTCGACGAGCACGGTCTCAAGCCGAAGGACATCACCCACTGGGTCTGCCACCCCGGCGGCCCCAAGGTCCTGGAGACCGTCACCGAGGTGCTCGACCTGCCCGACGGGGCGCTCGACGTCACCTGGCGGTCGCTGGCCGACGTCGGCAACCTCTCCTCCGCCTCGGTCCTGCACGTCCTGCGGGACACCCTCGAACACCGCCGCCCCGAACCCGGCACCCCCGGCCTCCTGCTGGCCATGGGCCCCGGCTTCTGCTGCGAACTGGTGCTGCTGCGCTGGTAG
- a CDS encoding UbiA family prenyltransferase, with translation MDAMDGAAPVTTAVRWPGRAAGLALACHPGPVVAVTALACALAAGVGLSPGRFALVGAAVLAGQLSVGWCNDAYDAGRDARAGRRGKPAADGAVPVQVVWGAAAVSGLLCVPLSLACGLLAGTVHLAAVAAAWLYNLRLKATALSWLPYAVGFAALPSLVALAAPGAPWPRWWTVAAGALLGVAAHLGDTLPDIEADRAAGIRGLPHRLGATGTRLLLPVPLLGATAVLVLGPPGPVSAGALAVLGLAGAVALVGPVLGRWWRKAALAGAVAVAAADLALLLVSGAALT, from the coding sequence ATGGATGCCATGGACGGGGCAGCACCGGTCACGACGGCGGTCCGGTGGCCAGGCCGGGCGGCGGGGCTGGCGCTGGCCTGCCATCCGGGGCCGGTGGTGGCGGTGACCGCGCTGGCCTGCGCCCTGGCCGCCGGGGTGGGCCTCTCCCCCGGGCGGTTCGCCCTGGTGGGGGCAGCGGTGCTGGCCGGGCAGCTCTCGGTGGGCTGGTGCAACGACGCGTACGACGCGGGGCGCGATGCCCGGGCCGGGCGCCGGGGGAAGCCGGCGGCCGACGGCGCGGTTCCCGTCCAGGTGGTGTGGGGTGCGGCGGCGGTGTCGGGCCTCTTGTGCGTACCGCTCTCGCTGGCCTGCGGTCTCCTCGCCGGTACGGTGCACCTGGCCGCGGTCGCCGCCGCCTGGCTCTACAACCTGCGGCTGAAGGCGACGGCGCTCTCCTGGCTCCCGTACGCGGTGGGGTTCGCCGCGCTCCCCTCGCTGGTGGCGCTCGCCGCGCCGGGTGCGCCCTGGCCCCGGTGGTGGACGGTGGCGGCGGGGGCGCTGCTGGGGGTGGCGGCCCATCTGGGTGACACCCTGCCGGACATCGAGGCGGACCGGGCCGCCGGGATCCGGGGGCTGCCGCACCGGCTGGGCGCCACGGGGACCCGGCTCCTGCTGCCGGTGCCGCTGCTCGGGGCGACGGCGGTGCTGGTGCTCGGCCCGCCGGGTCCGGTGAGCGCGGGGGCCCTGGCCGTCCTCGGCCTGGCGGGGGCGGTGGCTCTGGTAGGTCCGGTGCTGGGCCGGTGGTGGCGCAAGGCCGCACTGGCGGGGGCGGTGGCCGTGGCGGCCGCGGACCTGGCGCTGCTGCTGGTGAGCGGCGCGGCGCTGACCTGA
- a CDS encoding CARDB domain-containing protein, with amino-acid sequence MRWKRLTQRSITGLLIAGLASVGLLPVQAGAAEPADLARGKSVTASGSHGGYPVANANDGQVNTYWESNGHPATLTVKLGADADLHSVVVKLNPDPVWATRTQEFQVLGRTQSGTGFTSLKVRAGHVFNPATNANTVTVPVSGRAADVQLQFFSNTEAPGAQVAEIQVFGTPAPNPDLTVSALSWSPSAPSETDDITVQGTVRNSGTAPSAATTVDVSLGGAVVGSAPVGPLAAGASAPVSVAVGKRPQGSYTVSALVDPTDTVVESDETNNSRTTASPLVVGQSPGPDLEVRSITSSPANPAVGAAVSFTVAVHNRGTAAVSAGTVTRLTVGSTTLDGTTPAIPAGATVNVTLGGSWTATSGGATLTATADATDLVAETDENNNTFARSIVVGRGAAVPYTEYEAEDAAYRGTLLVADAERTFGHTNFATESSGRKSVRLNSTGEYVEFTSTNASNSVVVRNSIPDAPGGGGREATISLYADGQFVRKLNLSSKHSWLYGNTDDPEGLTNRPGGDARRLFDEANALLDRTYPAGTKFRLQRDTGDDAAFYVIDLIDLEQVAPPSSRPAGCVSITTYGAVANDGIDDTAAIQRAVTANQNGEIDCVWIPAGQWRQEQKILTDDPLDRGQWNQVGIRDVTIRGAGMWHSRLYTLTPPHEAGGINHPHEGNFGFDIDDNTQISDIAIFGSGTIRGGDGNHEGGVALNGRFGKGTKVNNVWIEHANVGVWAGRDYTNIPELWNPGDGVEFTGMRIRNTYADGINFANGTRNSTVYNSSFRNTGDDALAVWSSKYVKDQSVDIGHDNSFRSNTVQLPWRANGIAVYGGHGNKIENNIISDTMNYPAIMLATDHDPLPFSGQTLIANNALHRTGGAFWNEDQEFGAITLFPQNLPIPGVTIRDTDILDSTYDGIQFKTGGGLMPDVKIQNVRIDKSNNGSGILAMGGARGNATLTNVTITDSRDGHVLIEPGSQFTITGTPSSTRAKR; translated from the coding sequence ATGAGATGGAAGCGACTCACCCAACGATCGATCACGGGCCTGCTCATAGCCGGGCTGGCCTCCGTCGGCCTTCTGCCCGTCCAGGCGGGGGCCGCTGAACCGGCCGACCTGGCCCGGGGCAAGAGCGTCACGGCCAGCGGATCGCACGGCGGCTACCCCGTCGCCAACGCCAACGACGGCCAGGTGAACACCTACTGGGAGTCCAACGGGCACCCCGCGACGCTCACGGTGAAGCTGGGCGCCGACGCGGACCTCCACTCCGTGGTGGTCAAGCTCAACCCCGATCCGGTCTGGGCCACGAGGACCCAGGAGTTCCAGGTGCTCGGCCGGACGCAGAGCGGGACCGGCTTCACCTCGCTCAAGGTCCGCGCCGGCCATGTGTTCAACCCGGCCACCAACGCCAACACGGTGACCGTCCCCGTCAGCGGCCGGGCCGCCGACGTCCAGCTGCAGTTCTTCTCCAACACCGAGGCGCCCGGGGCCCAGGTCGCCGAGATCCAGGTGTTCGGGACGCCCGCGCCCAACCCGGACCTGACCGTGAGCGCCCTGTCCTGGAGCCCCTCGGCGCCGTCCGAGACGGACGACATCACGGTGCAGGGGACGGTCCGCAACAGCGGGACGGCCCCCTCGGCCGCGACCACCGTCGATGTGAGCCTCGGCGGCGCGGTCGTGGGCAGCGCCCCGGTCGGCCCACTGGCGGCCGGTGCCTCGGCCCCGGTCTCGGTGGCGGTCGGGAAGCGGCCGCAGGGCTCGTACACCGTCTCGGCGCTGGTCGACCCGACCGACACGGTCGTCGAGTCGGACGAGACCAACAACAGCCGCACCACCGCCTCCCCGCTGGTGGTGGGCCAGAGCCCCGGCCCCGACCTGGAGGTCCGCTCCATCACCTCCTCCCCCGCCAACCCGGCCGTCGGCGCGGCGGTCTCCTTCACCGTGGCCGTGCACAACCGGGGCACCGCTGCGGTGAGCGCGGGCACGGTCACGCGGCTGACGGTGGGCTCCACCACGCTCGACGGCACCACCCCGGCGATCCCGGCGGGTGCCACCGTGAACGTCACCCTCGGCGGCAGCTGGACGGCGACGAGCGGCGGGGCCACCCTGACGGCCACGGCAGACGCCACCGACCTGGTGGCGGAGACCGACGAGAACAACAACACCTTCGCCCGCTCCATCGTCGTCGGGCGCGGCGCGGCGGTGCCGTACACGGAGTACGAGGCGGAGGACGCCGCGTACCGGGGCACCCTGCTCGTGGCGGACGCCGAACGGACCTTCGGCCACACCAACTTCGCCACCGAATCCTCCGGCCGCAAGTCGGTCCGGCTCAACTCCACCGGTGAATATGTGGAGTTCACCTCCACCAACGCCTCGAACTCCGTCGTCGTACGGAACTCGATCCCGGACGCGCCGGGCGGTGGCGGCCGCGAGGCCACCATCAGCCTCTACGCCGACGGCCAGTTCGTGCGCAAGCTGAACCTCTCCTCCAAGCACAGCTGGCTGTACGGGAACACCGACGATCCGGAAGGGCTGACCAACCGGCCCGGCGGTGATGCCCGGCGGCTCTTCGACGAGGCGAACGCCCTGCTCGACCGGACCTACCCGGCGGGCACGAAGTTCCGCCTCCAGCGGGACACGGGTGACGACGCCGCGTTCTACGTCATCGACCTGATCGACCTGGAGCAGGTGGCGCCGCCCTCCTCCCGGCCCGCGGGCTGCGTCTCCATCACGACGTACGGCGCGGTCGCCAACGACGGGATCGACGACACGGCGGCGATCCAGCGCGCGGTGACGGCCAACCAGAACGGCGAGATCGACTGTGTCTGGATCCCGGCGGGCCAGTGGCGCCAGGAGCAGAAGATCCTCACCGACGACCCGCTGGACCGGGGCCAGTGGAACCAGGTGGGCATCCGCGATGTGACCATCCGGGGCGCGGGCATGTGGCACTCCCGGCTCTACACGCTGACCCCGCCGCACGAGGCGGGCGGGATCAACCACCCGCACGAGGGCAACTTCGGTTTCGACATCGACGACAACACGCAAATCTCCGACATCGCCATCTTCGGCTCCGGCACCATCCGCGGCGGTGACGGCAACCACGAGGGCGGAGTGGCGCTCAACGGCCGGTTCGGCAAGGGCACCAAGGTCAACAACGTCTGGATCGAGCACGCCAACGTGGGCGTCTGGGCGGGCCGCGACTACACCAACATCCCGGAGCTGTGGAACCCGGGCGACGGCGTCGAGTTCACCGGGATGCGGATCCGCAACACCTACGCCGACGGCATCAACTTCGCCAACGGCACCCGGAATTCGACCGTGTACAACTCCTCGTTCCGCAACACCGGGGACGACGCGCTCGCGGTCTGGTCCAGCAAGTACGTCAAGGACCAGTCCGTCGACATCGGCCACGACAACAGTTTCCGCAGCAACACCGTCCAGCTCCCCTGGCGCGCCAACGGCATAGCGGTCTACGGCGGTCACGGCAACAAGATCGAGAACAACATCATCTCCGACACCATGAACTACCCCGCCATCATGCTGGCGACCGACCACGACCCGCTGCCCTTCTCCGGGCAGACCCTGATCGCCAACAACGCCCTGCACCGCACCGGCGGAGCGTTCTGGAACGAGGACCAGGAGTTCGGTGCGATCACCCTCTTCCCGCAGAACCTGCCCATCCCCGGCGTCACGATCCGCGACACCGACATCCTCGACTCCACCTACGACGGCATCCAGTTCAAGACGGGCGGCGGCCTGATGCCGGACGTGAAGATCCAGAACGTCCGGATCGACAAGTCCAACAACGGCTCCGGCATCCTCGCGATGGGCGGCGCGCGCGGCAACGCGACGCTGACGAACGTGACCATCACCGACTCGCGTGACGGCCATGTACTGATCGAGCCCGGCTCGCAGTTCACCATCACCGGCACCCCGAGCAGCACCCGCGCCAAGCGGTAG
- a CDS encoding NAD(P)H-dependent amine dehydrogenase family protein, which translates to MIPTVVWGTGNVGRAAIRAVEAHPALTLTAVLVHDPAKVGRDAGALGGLGRTLGVAATDDIAAVLAARPRAVVYAASGDIRPDDALTDIGRAIRAGAVVVTPSLYPFYDQRNAPPELRDPLVAAVAEGGGSLFVSGVDPGWGNDVLPLLVSGLGTEVDAIRCQEIFDYSTYEQEDSVRHLIGMGHPLEYQPLMLAEGVPTMVWGGQLRLMARALGVELDEIRETSDRRALETTVTTRTMGAFEKGTQGAVRFEVQGFVGGEPRIVIEHITRIHASCAPDWPSPPDGVGAHRVVIEGRPRIEVTVEASDEGENRSAGGNATAVGRLVSAIDWLVEAEPGLYDALDVPLRPAIGRLGRRTA; encoded by the coding sequence ATGATTCCCACGGTTGTCTGGGGTACCGGCAACGTCGGCCGGGCGGCGATCCGCGCCGTCGAGGCCCATCCGGCACTGACGCTCACCGCCGTCCTCGTCCACGATCCCGCCAAGGTCGGCCGGGACGCGGGCGCGTTGGGCGGTCTCGGCCGCACGCTCGGCGTAGCGGCCACCGACGACATCGCCGCCGTCCTCGCCGCCCGCCCCCGCGCGGTGGTCTACGCGGCCTCCGGCGACATCCGCCCCGACGACGCCCTCACCGACATCGGCCGGGCGATCCGGGCCGGGGCAGTCGTCGTCACCCCCTCCCTCTATCCGTTCTACGACCAGCGCAACGCCCCGCCGGAGCTGCGGGATCCGCTCGTGGCCGCCGTCGCGGAGGGCGGCGGCTCACTCTTCGTCTCCGGCGTCGACCCCGGCTGGGGCAACGACGTCCTGCCGCTGCTGGTGAGCGGGCTGGGCACGGAGGTGGACGCGATCCGCTGCCAGGAGATCTTCGACTACTCCACGTACGAACAGGAGGACTCCGTACGCCATCTCATCGGCATGGGACACCCGTTGGAGTACCAGCCGCTGATGCTGGCCGAGGGCGTCCCGACGATGGTGTGGGGCGGTCAGCTGCGGTTGATGGCCCGGGCGCTCGGCGTCGAACTGGACGAGATCCGCGAGACGTCGGACCGGCGGGCGCTGGAGACGACCGTGACCACCCGCACGATGGGCGCGTTCGAGAAGGGCACCCAGGGCGCGGTCCGGTTCGAGGTGCAGGGCTTCGTGGGCGGTGAACCCCGCATCGTCATCGAGCACATCACCCGTATCCACGCCTCCTGCGCCCCCGACTGGCCCTCCCCGCCCGACGGGGTGGGCGCGCACCGGGTGGTGATCGAGGGCCGTCCCCGGATCGAGGTGACGGTCGAGGCCTCCGACGAGGGCGAGAACCGGTCGGCGGGCGGGAACGCCACGGCGGTCGGGCGGCTCGTCTCGGCCATCGACTGGCTGGTGGAGGCCGAACCGGGTCTGTACGACGCACTCGACGTCCCGCTGCGGCCTGCGATCGGCAGGCTTGGAAGGAGAACGGCATGA
- a CDS encoding carboxymuconolactone decarboxylase family protein: protein MIIDIPEGKEPIGYVWGELVPGIGTAAAAFSMSVYEHTTLGLREFEAARLRIAQINGCLFCLDWRTERDGTKVEEAFARAVTEWRTTDAFDTRTRLAAEYAERYALDHHGLDDAFWQRMTAHYSQPEIVELSMSIGSWLAFGRLNHVLGIDAVCVLPGH, encoded by the coding sequence ATGATCATCGACATCCCGGAGGGCAAGGAGCCCATCGGTTACGTGTGGGGGGAGCTGGTCCCCGGCATCGGGACGGCCGCCGCCGCGTTCTCGATGTCCGTGTACGAGCACACCACGCTGGGGCTGCGGGAGTTCGAGGCGGCCCGGCTGCGGATCGCGCAGATCAACGGGTGTCTGTTCTGCCTGGACTGGCGGACCGAGCGGGACGGCACGAAGGTCGAGGAGGCGTTCGCGCGGGCGGTGACCGAGTGGCGTACGACGGACGCCTTCGACACGCGGACCCGGCTGGCGGCGGAGTACGCGGAGCGGTACGCGCTGGACCACCACGGTCTCGACGACGCCTTCTGGCAGCGGATGACCGCGCACTACAGCCAGCCGGAGATCGTGGAGCTGTCCATGAGCATCGGCTCGTGGCTGGCGTTCGGGCGGCTCAACCATGTGCTGGGGATCGACGCGGTGTGTGTGCTGCCGGGCCATTAG
- a CDS encoding GMC oxidoreductase encodes MNDIVLHGDASKGVSRRRFITGTGSLLGVAALAGPTAPVWATPRTAAAPIGSGAHVPVLVVGTGYGGSVAALRLAQAGTDVHMVEMGMAWDTPGADGKIFANTTRPDDRSFWLRTRTKQPLSNFLGFPLDRHVNRYTGILDAEEFAGITVYQGRGVGGGSLVNGGMAVTPKRENFAAVLPTVDAEEMYRTYYPRANADLGVSTIDPAWFDTVDCYQYARIGRKHAQRAGFPFLFVPAVYDWDYMKQEAAGTVPKSALDAEILYGNNYGKKSLQKTYMERIRATGRVTITPLHKVTRVSPASGGGYTVLIDQLDTTGRTTATKTVTADKVFFAAGSVGTSKLLVGLKATGALPLLNDEIGKGWGDNGNVMCGRANHLWDPTGKVQSSIPTAGIDNWDAGGAFAEVAPLPTGIETWASFYLSITKNPHRARFTWNAAAGRAELDWQTAWKQPSIDAAKTIFDRINKKEGTIYRTDLFGVHKIWGDHLTYHPLGGAVLDRATDNYGRLHGYPGLYVIDGALIPGNTTVNPFVTITALAERNIERIIAADL; translated from the coding sequence ATGAACGACATTGTCCTGCACGGAGACGCCTCGAAAGGCGTCTCCCGTCGAAGATTCATCACGGGAACAGGTTCTCTTCTGGGTGTCGCGGCGCTCGCCGGACCCACCGCCCCGGTCTGGGCCACGCCCCGTACGGCAGCGGCCCCCATCGGCTCCGGAGCCCATGTGCCGGTGCTGGTCGTCGGCACCGGCTACGGCGGCTCGGTGGCCGCGCTCCGGCTCGCCCAGGCCGGTACGGACGTGCACATGGTCGAGATGGGCATGGCCTGGGACACCCCCGGCGCGGACGGCAAGATCTTCGCCAACACCACCCGGCCCGACGACCGCTCCTTCTGGCTGCGCACCCGGACCAAGCAGCCGCTGAGCAACTTCCTCGGCTTCCCGCTCGACCGACACGTCAACCGCTACACCGGGATCCTGGACGCCGAGGAGTTCGCCGGGATCACCGTCTACCAGGGGCGCGGCGTCGGCGGCGGCTCGCTGGTCAACGGCGGCATGGCCGTCACCCCGAAGCGGGAGAACTTCGCCGCCGTCCTCCCGACGGTGGACGCCGAGGAGATGTACCGCACCTACTACCCGCGCGCCAACGCCGATCTCGGGGTCTCCACCATCGACCCCGCCTGGTTCGACACGGTCGACTGCTACCAGTACGCGCGGATCGGCCGGAAGCACGCCCAGCGCGCCGGCTTCCCCTTCCTCTTCGTCCCCGCCGTCTACGACTGGGACTACATGAAGCAGGAGGCCGCCGGGACCGTACCGAAATCAGCGCTGGACGCCGAGATCCTCTACGGCAACAACTACGGCAAGAAGTCGCTCCAGAAGACCTACATGGAGCGGATCAGGGCCACCGGCCGGGTCACCATCACCCCGCTGCACAAGGTCACCCGCGTCTCCCCGGCCTCCGGCGGCGGCTACACGGTCCTCATCGACCAGCTGGACACCACCGGCCGGACCACCGCCACCAAGACCGTCACCGCCGACAAGGTCTTCTTCGCGGCGGGCAGCGTCGGCACCAGCAAGCTGCTCGTCGGGCTGAAGGCCACCGGCGCGCTGCCGCTCCTCAACGACGAGATCGGCAAGGGCTGGGGCGACAACGGCAACGTCATGTGCGGCCGGGCCAACCACCTCTGGGACCCGACGGGGAAGGTGCAGTCCTCCATCCCCACCGCAGGCATCGACAACTGGGACGCGGGCGGGGCCTTCGCCGAGGTCGCCCCGCTGCCCACCGGGATCGAGACCTGGGCCTCGTTCTACCTCTCGATCACCAAGAACCCGCACCGCGCCCGGTTCACCTGGAACGCGGCGGCGGGACGGGCCGAGCTGGACTGGCAGACGGCGTGGAAGCAGCCGTCCATCGACGCGGCGAAGACCATCTTCGACCGGATCAACAAGAAGGAGGGGACGATCTACCGCACGGACCTCTTCGGCGTCCACAAGATCTGGGGCGACCACCTCACCTACCACCCGCTGGGCGGCGCGGTCCTGGACAGGGCCACCGACAACTACGGGCGGCTGCACGGCTACCCGGGCCTGTACGTCATCGACGGGGCGCTGATCCCCGGCAACACCACCGTCAACCCGTTCGTCACGATCACCGCGCTCGCCGAGCGCAACATCGAGCGGATCATCGCCGCCGATCTGTAG
- a CDS encoding transglycosylase SLT domain-containing protein codes for MPALGKHRRPKSVSLGRGIAAVTTGGAVLALPVLGATTASAASAPAVAEKAVAPVSVTAQANSVTKAAPTKHSVVSGESLSKIARDYSVSGGWKKLYEGNRKVVGENPNLIHPGITLTVGGKAAAPSDAKAGKAGKSAPTADRAASAERADRSARAAAPAAQAAPAAAAPTAYTNDLDGWIKESLAVMAQHGIPGTYEGIHRNIIRESSGNPNAINNWDSNAAKGTPSKGLLQVIDPTFRAYHVPGTSTDSYDPVANIVAACNYAADRYGSIDNVFGAY; via the coding sequence TCCCAAGTCCGTCTCGCTCGGCCGTGGCATCGCCGCCGTGACCACGGGTGGAGCCGTCCTGGCCCTCCCCGTCCTCGGCGCCACCACCGCCTCCGCCGCCTCCGCGCCCGCCGTCGCGGAAAAGGCCGTGGCCCCCGTCTCCGTGACCGCCCAGGCGAATTCCGTGACGAAGGCCGCACCCACCAAGCATTCCGTGGTGTCCGGCGAATCGCTTTCCAAGATCGCCCGCGACTATTCCGTCAGCGGCGGCTGGAAGAAGCTCTACGAAGGCAACCGGAAGGTCGTCGGGGAGAACCCGAACCTTATTCACCCGGGTATCACCCTGACCGTCGGCGGCAAGGCTGCCGCCCCGTCAGACGCCAAGGCCGGCAAGGCCGGTAAATCGGCCCCGACCGCCGACCGTGCCGCCTCGGCCGAGCGCGCCGACCGCTCCGCGCGCGCCGCCGCTCCCGCGGCCCAGGCCGCCCCGGCCGCCGCCGCCCCGACCGCGTACACCAACGACCTCGATGGCTGGATCAAGGAGTCGCTGGCGGTCATGGCCCAGCACGGCATCCCCGGCACCTACGAGGGCATCCACCGCAACATCATCCGCGAGTCCTCCGGCAACCCGAACGCCATCAACAACTGGGACTCCAACGCGGCCAAGGGCACCCCGTCCAAGGGTCTGCTCCAGGTCATCGACCCGACCTTCCGGGCCTACCACGTGCCCGGCACCTCGACCGACAGCTACGACCCGGTCGCCAACATCGTCGCCGCGTGCAACTACGCCGCGGACCGGTACGGCTCGATCGACAACGTCTTCGGCGCCTACTGA